The Castanea sativa cultivar Marrone di Chiusa Pesio chromosome 11, ASM4071231v1 genome contains a region encoding:
- the LOC142615732 gene encoding putative glutathione S-transferase, which produces MAELKLFRTWSSRFALRVVWALDLKGIQYDTIFEDLSNKSSLLLQYNPIYKKVPVLVHNGKPLVESLLILEYIDETWKQTPLLPEDPSERATARFWAKFGDDKVLLSVWNVFIKQGKDQEEAIVIAQENLGFVERQLTGKKFFNGETIGFVDLAFGWLANLLSVWEEICGVTLIDHEKFPMLSEWIQNFAGAPIIKESWPPRDKLITKNQALLEVYTSKEAPK; this is translated from the exons atGGCAGAACTGAAGCTCTTCAGAACTTGGTCAAGTCGCTTTGCTTTAAGGGTCGTTTGGGCACTAGACCTCAAGGGCATTCAATATGATACCATATTTGAAGATCTCTCCAACAAGAGCTCTTTACTTCTTCAGTATAATCCTATCTACAAGAAGGTACCAGTGCTTGTTCACAATGGAAAACCATTAGTGGAGTCTCTTTTAATTCTTGAATACATCGATGAGACATGGAAGCAAACTCCACTACTGCCTGAAGATCCTTCTGAACGAGCCACGGCACGCTTTTGGGCCAAATTTGGAGATGATAAG GTTTTGCTATCAGTATGGAATGTTTTTATCAAGCAAGGGAAGGATCAAGAGGAAGCTATCGTTATAGCCCAGGAGAACTTAGGATTTGTAGAAAGACAGCTTACtggaaaaaaattcttcaatgGAGAGACAATTGGATTTGTAGACCTTGCTTTTGGTTGGCTTGCTAATTTGCTAAGTGTATGGGAGGAGATATGTGGTGTGACCTTGATAGATCATGAAAAATTTCCCATGTTATCAGAATGGATCCAGAATTTCGCAGGTGCTCCAATAATTAAAGAAAGCTGGCCCCCTCGAGACAAACTGATCACCAAAAACCAAGCTCTTCTTGAAGTTTACACTTCCAAAGAGGCACCGAAATGA